Proteins encoded by one window of Ramlibacter tataouinensis:
- a CDS encoding DUF2147 domain-containing protein: protein MRAVVLLLGGLLAAGTALAQMSPVGLWRNIDDKTGEVKAEIRIAEANGVVNGRIVRRLAKSAKPDAVCDECSDDRKGQRLDGLEIIRGARKADGKDVWEGGKILDPENGRDYALRLTPQDGGKRLDVRGSFGPFGRTQTWVRVE, encoded by the coding sequence ATGAGGGCGGTTGTCCTCCTCCTGGGCGGCCTGCTGGCCGCCGGCACCGCCTTGGCCCAGATGTCGCCTGTCGGCCTGTGGCGCAACATCGACGACAAGACGGGCGAGGTCAAGGCCGAGATCCGCATCGCCGAGGCCAACGGCGTGGTCAACGGCCGCATCGTGCGGCGCCTGGCCAAGAGCGCCAAGCCCGATGCGGTGTGCGACGAGTGCAGCGACGACCGCAAGGGCCAGCGGCTGGACGGGCTGGAGATCATCCGCGGCGCCCGCAAGGCCGACGGCAAGGACGTGTGGGAAGGCGGCAAGATCCTCGACCCCGAGAACGGCCGCGACTACGCGCTGCGCCTGACGCCGCAGGACGGCGGCAAGCGGCTGGACGTGCGCGGCTCGTTCGGGCCGTTCGGCCGCACGCAGACCTGGGTCAGGGTCGAGTAG
- a CDS encoding acyl-CoA dehydrogenase C-terminal domain-containing protein, producing the protein MPSYTPPLRDMQFVMHEVLKVADDYKAMPTYAEVDADTINAVLEEGGKFASEVIFPLNISGDEEGCRLDQDTHEVATPQGFKQAYAKYIEGGWPALSCDPDFGGQGLPVVVSQAFYEMLNAANQAWTMYPGLTSGAYAALRAHGTPEQKKTYLPKLVSGEWTGTMCLTEPHCGTDLGLLRTKAEPQGDGTYRLTGNKIFISAGEHDLVPNIVHLVLARLPDAPKGSKGISLFIVPKYNVNPDGSLGARNGIYCGGLEHKMGIHGNATAQMVLDGAVGTLVGEPNKGLQAMFVMMNAARVGVGMQSLGLTEVAYQNALAYAKDRVQMRSLSGPKAKDKPADPIIVHPDVRKMLLTAKAYAEGGRALALWSAQLIDRELNHPDEKVRKDAAEIVALLTPIVKAFITDNGWTATSACLQVFGGHGYIKEWGMEQFVRDARINMIYEGTNTIQSLDLLGRKVLGNQGATLKKFGKLVAQLVEEEGVNEKMAEFINPIALLGEQMTKFTTEIGFKGFQNPDEVGAAAVDYLRVAGHLVFGYLWARMAQVALREIAAGNTDPFYKAKLQTARFYFARLFPETATLMRTARSGAKVLLDTDEALA; encoded by the coding sequence ATGCCCAGCTATACCCCGCCCCTGCGCGACATGCAGTTCGTCATGCACGAGGTGCTCAAGGTGGCCGACGACTACAAGGCCATGCCGACCTACGCGGAGGTCGACGCCGACACCATCAATGCCGTGCTGGAGGAGGGCGGCAAGTTCGCCAGCGAGGTGATCTTCCCGCTCAACATCAGCGGCGACGAGGAAGGCTGCCGGCTCGACCAGGACACGCACGAGGTCGCCACGCCCCAGGGCTTCAAGCAGGCCTACGCCAAGTACATCGAGGGCGGCTGGCCGGCGCTGTCGTGCGACCCCGACTTCGGCGGCCAGGGCCTGCCGGTGGTGGTGAGCCAGGCCTTCTACGAGATGCTCAATGCCGCCAACCAGGCCTGGACCATGTACCCCGGCCTGACCAGCGGCGCCTACGCCGCGCTGCGCGCGCACGGCACGCCCGAGCAGAAGAAGACCTACCTGCCCAAGCTGGTGAGCGGCGAATGGACCGGCACCATGTGCCTGACCGAGCCGCACTGCGGCACCGACCTGGGCCTGCTGCGCACCAAGGCCGAGCCGCAGGGCGACGGCACCTACCGGCTGACCGGCAACAAGATCTTCATCTCCGCCGGCGAGCACGACCTGGTGCCCAACATCGTGCACCTGGTGCTGGCCCGCCTGCCCGACGCGCCCAAGGGCAGCAAGGGCATCAGCCTGTTCATCGTGCCCAAGTACAACGTCAATCCGGACGGCTCGCTCGGCGCGCGCAACGGCATCTACTGCGGCGGCCTGGAGCACAAGATGGGCATCCACGGCAACGCCACCGCGCAGATGGTGCTGGACGGCGCTGTCGGCACCCTGGTCGGCGAGCCCAACAAGGGCCTGCAGGCCATGTTCGTGATGATGAACGCGGCGCGCGTGGGCGTGGGCATGCAGTCGCTCGGGCTGACCGAGGTCGCCTACCAGAACGCGCTGGCCTATGCCAAGGACCGCGTGCAGATGCGCTCGCTGTCCGGCCCCAAGGCCAAGGACAAGCCGGCCGATCCGATCATCGTGCACCCCGACGTGCGCAAGATGCTGCTGACGGCCAAGGCCTATGCCGAGGGCGGCCGCGCGCTGGCGCTGTGGAGCGCGCAGCTGATCGACCGCGAGCTGAACCACCCGGACGAGAAGGTGCGCAAGGACGCCGCCGAGATCGTGGCGCTGCTCACCCCGATCGTGAAGGCCTTCATCACCGACAACGGCTGGACCGCGACCTCGGCCTGCCTGCAGGTGTTCGGCGGCCATGGCTACATCAAGGAATGGGGCATGGAGCAGTTCGTGCGCGATGCCCGCATCAACATGATCTACGAGGGCACCAACACGATCCAGTCGCTCGACCTGCTGGGCCGCAAGGTGCTGGGCAACCAGGGCGCCACGCTCAAGAAGTTCGGCAAGCTGGTCGCCCAGCTGGTCGAGGAAGAGGGCGTGAACGAGAAGATGGCCGAGTTCATCAACCCGATCGCGTTGCTGGGCGAGCAGATGACCAAGTTCACCACCGAGATCGGCTTCAAGGGCTTCCAGAACCCGGACGAAGTCGGCGCCGCGGCCGTGGACTACCTGCGCGTGGCCGGCCACCTGGTGTTCGGCTACCTGTGGGCACGCATGGCCCAGGTCGCGCTGCGCGAGATCGCGGCCGGCAACACCGACCCGTTCTACAAGGCCAAGCTGCAGACGGCACGTTTCTACTTCGCCCGGCTGTTCCCGGAAACCGCGACGCTGATGCGCACTGCGCGCTCGGGCGCCAAGGTGCTGCTCGACACCGACGAGGCCCTGGCATGA
- a CDS encoding TetR/AcrR family transcriptional regulator yields MPVTELHLKRSRFPRDRHALQKGQQTKAAIVDAALGLATQIGLEGLSIGALAEVTQMSKSGVFAHFGSREELQISVIREYHARFEDEVFYPAMKEPRGLPRLRALFANWMQRTSVELDSGCLYISGAVEFDDRPGPVRDALASSVMTWHAAMKRAIAGARDAGHLRADTDIEQMLFETHGLILALHHEARFLKSPGSIARANAGFDNILRRYGAGDAEGRPARLQRHHKTETKE; encoded by the coding sequence ATGCCCGTCACCGAGCTGCACCTGAAGCGCTCGCGCTTTCCGCGCGACCGTCACGCCCTGCAGAAGGGCCAGCAGACCAAGGCCGCCATCGTGGACGCGGCCCTCGGGCTGGCCACGCAGATCGGTCTGGAAGGACTGTCGATCGGCGCGCTGGCGGAAGTCACGCAGATGAGCAAGTCCGGCGTGTTCGCCCATTTCGGCTCGCGCGAGGAACTGCAGATCTCGGTGATCCGCGAGTACCACGCGCGCTTCGAGGACGAGGTGTTCTATCCGGCGATGAAGGAGCCGCGCGGCCTGCCGCGGCTGCGCGCGCTGTTCGCCAACTGGATGCAGCGCACCTCGGTGGAGCTGGATTCCGGCTGCCTCTACATCAGCGGCGCCGTCGAATTCGATGACCGGCCGGGCCCGGTGCGCGACGCCCTGGCCAGCTCGGTCATGACCTGGCACGCCGCCATGAAGCGGGCCATCGCCGGCGCCCGCGACGCAGGCCACCTGCGCGCCGACACCGACATCGAGCAGATGCTGTTCGAAACCCACGGCCTGATCCTGGCCCTGCATCACGAGGCGCGCTTCCTGAAGAGCCCCGGCTCCATCGCGCGCGCCAACGCCGGCTTCGACAACATCCTGCGCCGCTACGGCGCAGGTGACGCCGAGGGCCGCCCCGCCCGGCTGCAACGCCACCACAAGACCGAAACCAAGGAGTGA
- a CDS encoding chaperone modulator CbpM: MTMRETIHEGEVLGEAALSMEDVARLCGVQVAWVHEHVLAGVLRTAGQGGEWRFDSATLVRARRVARLESDFAADPQLAALAADLMEEVARLRRRLLMLEDGEAGH; this comes from the coding sequence ATGACCATGCGCGAAACGATCCACGAGGGCGAAGTGCTGGGCGAGGCCGCCTTGTCCATGGAAGACGTCGCGCGCCTGTGCGGCGTGCAGGTCGCCTGGGTGCACGAGCACGTCCTGGCCGGCGTGCTGCGCACCGCCGGCCAGGGCGGCGAGTGGCGCTTCGACAGCGCGACGCTGGTGAGGGCCCGCCGGGTGGCGCGGCTGGAGTCGGACTTCGCGGCCGATCCGCAGTTGGCCGCCCTGGCCGCAGACCTCATGGAGGAGGTGGCCCGGCTGCGCCGCCGCCTGCTGATGCTCGAGGACGGCGAAGCCGGTCACTGA
- a CDS encoding DnaJ C-terminal domain-containing protein, translating to MDFKDYYQVLGVAPDATEDDIRKAYRQLARKYHPDVSKEPGAAARMAEVNEANTVLSDPEKRAAYDQLASQPQAHAGGGFQPPPNWDAGWEFSGEGVSEEAYSDFFEQLFGRAARHRAGGARAAQGRAGPLRGEDHYARVELDLLDAYRGAERTIALQSGRLDEQGHLRREERHLQVRIPKGVREGQHIRLAGQGNPGLNGGPAGDLLLEVVFRPDPRWRAEGRDVYQRMPLAAWEAALGGPAEVATPAGTVEVQVPARSGAGRKLRLKGRGIPSSPPGDLYLELEVVVPPPITDAQRAAYEALRDSYPGFDVRRAGSGA from the coding sequence ATGGACTTCAAGGACTACTACCAGGTGCTCGGCGTGGCCCCCGACGCGACCGAGGACGACATCCGCAAGGCGTACCGCCAGCTCGCCCGCAAGTACCACCCCGACGTCAGCAAGGAGCCGGGCGCCGCGGCCCGCATGGCCGAAGTGAACGAGGCCAACACCGTCCTGTCCGATCCCGAGAAGCGCGCCGCCTATGACCAGCTCGCCAGCCAGCCGCAGGCGCACGCCGGTGGCGGCTTCCAGCCGCCGCCCAACTGGGACGCCGGCTGGGAGTTCAGCGGCGAGGGTGTCTCCGAGGAGGCCTACAGCGACTTCTTCGAGCAGTTGTTCGGCCGCGCCGCGCGCCATCGTGCCGGTGGCGCCCGCGCTGCGCAGGGACGCGCCGGACCGCTGCGGGGCGAGGACCACTACGCTCGCGTCGAGCTGGACCTGCTCGACGCCTACCGCGGCGCCGAGCGCACCATCGCCCTGCAGAGCGGCCGGCTCGACGAGCAGGGCCATCTGCGGCGCGAGGAGCGGCACCTGCAGGTGCGCATCCCCAAGGGCGTGCGCGAAGGCCAGCACATCCGGCTGGCGGGGCAGGGCAACCCGGGCCTGAACGGCGGGCCGGCGGGCGACCTGCTGCTGGAGGTGGTGTTCCGGCCCGACCCGCGCTGGCGTGCCGAGGGGCGCGACGTGTACCAGCGCATGCCGCTGGCGGCCTGGGAAGCGGCCCTGGGCGGTCCGGCGGAAGTCGCCACGCCGGCCGGCACGGTGGAGGTGCAGGTGCCGGCGCGCTCGGGCGCCGGCCGCAAGCTGCGGCTCAAGGGCCGCGGCATCCCGTCCTCGCCGCCGGGCGACCTCTACCTGGAGCTGGAGGTCGTGGTGCCGCCGCCGATCACCGATGCGCAGCGTGCCGCGTACGAGGCGCTGCGCGACAGTTACCCCGGTTTCGACGTGCGCCGGGCTGGCAGCGGAGCATGA
- the slmA gene encoding nucleoid occlusion factor SlmA: protein MSEAELSPSALPAAEAAAPARKRPKPGERRVQILQALAMMLEQPGAERVTTAALAARLEVSEAALYRHFASKAQMFEGLIEFIEQSVFTLVNQIQERDAGTEAGSRQAARIVAMLVQFAEKNPGMTRVMVGDALVFENERLQQRMNQFFDKIESTLKQCLREAGADASATPTVDAQVRASMLTAFVVGRLQRFARSGFRRSPSEHLDASLALMLG from the coding sequence ATGTCCGAAGCCGAGCTCAGCCCGTCCGCCCTTCCTGCCGCCGAGGCCGCGGCGCCCGCCCGCAAGCGCCCCAAGCCGGGCGAGCGGCGGGTGCAGATCCTGCAGGCGCTGGCCATGATGCTGGAGCAGCCCGGCGCCGAGCGCGTCACCACCGCGGCGCTGGCGGCGCGGCTGGAGGTCAGCGAAGCCGCCCTGTACCGGCACTTCGCCAGCAAGGCCCAGATGTTCGAGGGCCTGATCGAGTTCATCGAGCAAAGCGTGTTCACCCTGGTCAACCAGATCCAGGAGCGCGACGCCGGCACCGAAGCCGGCAGCCGCCAGGCGGCGCGCATCGTCGCCATGCTGGTGCAGTTCGCCGAGAAGAACCCGGGCATGACGCGCGTGATGGTGGGCGATGCCCTGGTGTTCGAGAACGAGCGCCTGCAGCAGCGCATGAACCAGTTCTTCGACAAGATCGAGTCGACCCTCAAGCAGTGCCTGCGCGAGGCCGGCGCCGACGCCTCGGCCACGCCCACGGTGGACGCGCAGGTGCGCGCCTCCATGCTCACCGCCTTCGTGGTCGGCCGCCTGCAGCGCTTTGCCCGCTCGGGCTTTCGGCGCAGCCCGTCGGAGCACCTGGACGCCAGCCTGGCCCTGATGCTGGGCTGA